DNA sequence from the Pseudochaenichthys georgianus chromosome 8, fPseGeo1.2, whole genome shotgun sequence genome:
aacatatttttaattCTAAACTGATAATAATTTACACCTACAGCCTATTTAATGGTTTAAAATTATGTTGAGCTGTCATTTGTATGTCACGCCTTCAATCTAAGTGAGTCAAAAAAGAAACAACCACgctattaaatataaaataatatgtatttatttttattttcaacatCCATATACGACGTCTACATTAATTGATCGTCTTATTTGATCATATAAAATATAATTACATAATTTCATAGGCTGACCAACTGGTGTAACCTTTATTTTTAACCGAAATGTTGTATTGTTTCAATCCAGATGTAGTGCTTTATTTACTCAATCAGCTTTGGCTAGGTATAGCCTACAAAATAATCCAGTTGTAATGTAAAGCCAATAATATTTGTGGTAATTCAGACATTTCCAACGGCACATGAACGCACCATTACTATGCCTTTCGTCCGTGAGTCACATTTTTAAGAGGGTTTCTAGGCGCCACCCACTCACGCAATGGAGCAGAAGAAAGCGATATCACATAAAGGAATTCAGGTTAGTTTGCTAGTCAGCAGTTTACACTGAAGTGTGTCTCCATCAGGTCGGATTTACTGGATCTTATTGTGTTCGTTGCTCACATCTCACACTTGTTGAATATGGGATTTATTCTGACCAAGATGCTGTCTGTCTTCGGTGACACAGGTAAGATAAAGTTCATTTCAAACGATATTTGGTGTCAAGTGTTGCTACTTTTAAAACGCTCTCCAATTGTTTAAGTATAGCATATCCTGAAATAATATGTTGAAAATTGACTAAATAACTATTGTTTTCATGTTGCCAATCACAATAACACAATCATTGGTGGAAAGTCAGTACAGTACCGATACCTTTTAATATACATGATTCAACTCTTAATTATGATGATATGTTTTTATAGAAAAAGCTAGCTTTGAGTCTAtaaggtaattaaaataagctacaCTTTTACGGGTTGCAACATAACAGAGATATATATTAATACGATATTCATTTTCATAATTCATAATCCTATCCAATTTATTTAGGCCAAAATAAAAGATGTCGTTCAGCACTGGTCACTGGTTAACGTGTCTTCTCTTGTATCACTAAACATATGAATGTTCTTTTATTCAGAGTGACTTACAGTAACAATAACTCTGTCAGCAGTTGATACACAGCACATACCTGGTATTGTTGCCATGCAGTGATGCAACAACTTTACTTTGAATAACAGACGTCTGTCTGTCCTTTATCTTATCTGTGTGTACTtttgttcttgttttgctcTGAAATGAATTATGCAACTCAAGATTAGAAGTGTGTTCTAATgagaataaaaacatgtttgcaCTGGGTAAATGTAATCTACTTTTCTTCCCCCAGAGCACAAAGTAATCATTGTGGGTTTGGACAATGCTGGGAAGACAACCATCCTTTATCAGTTGTAAGTGATTTAGCACCATTTTCCGACTTAAATAGTGTCATATAACCACAATATCTGCTGAATATCTGTATTTATAATGTGGTTTTTTTCTCTGCACAAACAGTCTGACAAAAGAAGCTGTGCACACAGCACCAACCATCGGTAGCAATGTTGAGGAGATCACTGTACGTAAAACACACTTCTTGGTCTGGGATATCGGAGGACAGGACAACCTTCGAGCCAGCTGGTACTCGTACTACGGCAACACAGAGGTACGGATCACTTCCTGTCTACAGCAGCACAGATAAAGGCTTAAATAAATAATGAGAATATTTAAAACCAGTCAACAACATAACACAATATACATAAACGTTCTCCTGCAATGTAGAACAcaataataaaaaacatttgTCAGAGTACAGAAAAAGTTACTTATCACCATTACATAATCACctataatatattacatatgtcTGCAGAAGGTTTCTTGTTCCTCCCTCCTGATAATACAAGCTCTGATAATATGAGGTTTATGTGACTGTGTTGCTTAAATCTGATTTAATAACTTCTCTTTCAGATTGTCATTCTGGTTGTGGACAGCACCGACCGTGAACGTCTCACGCTCACCAAAGAGGAACTGCACCAAATGCTTGCACATGAGGTACAAATCAAGCTGTGTTGACAGATGTTTGTTATTTCATGAGTAACAATCATTATGGTCCGGATGTTACCACAAATCAGTCTTTACATTAGATCAGATTACAGCAGTACAGAGGTACTTTGGTTCTGCATTCAACATGTTAACTAGTACAACAAGTCTTGACATCATATTCTATGTTGTAAAGTACTACTTATGCAGAATGGCTATTAGAGTCCGGATAATGTATGTTACTGGATTGGATAATATGGATGCATTTTAATGTTCTCATTTTTATTTAAGGTTTTAtttcttttattgtcattttcttTTTAGTTTGTTATTTTTGTTCCTTGATGCCTAGATTTTTTCCTTTATTAATTTAgtcagatatatattttttttaatgatgtgTTCAATGATATTCTAATTTAAAACAAAGGTTGAATGAAATGTGGGTCGAATTTAAATTAGTTTACATGCGGCTTGTGAATTTCCAACCACTGATGATCAcatgttatcttatcttacttcATGTATACTATAATACTACGTCCTAATGAATTTTTGTATTACTTATTTGCATTGACAATCTCAATCCACAAGGAAACTTAGACAATCAATTTGATGTGACAGAGCAGGAAATGCAGTTAATTATCATAAAGCAGAAAGGAGCAGGAACTTAAAGAACTCatatacaagtacctcaaattgtACTGAAGTACATTCCGTGACAGCAACAGGGTTAATACTTGACGTAAAACCCTTTTGTTATTCTGTCCAGATGTCAGAGATACCCACCTGCTTTTAGAGTAACTAATTGCGCAATAGGTAACAAAGCCGCTACACAACGTGACGAGGAAGTTTCGGCTCAGACTTTGTGAGTCAGCGACAGCGTGTTGACACGTGTCTGAATTTTCCGCTGAGGTTCTCTGTTCTCAAAAGTTGACGTTGGGTCATATTTGGAATTTCCATTGGAAACACTTCAGCTCTTTAGATACAAATACAGAAAGCAACATTGGTAACCCCTCTGCTCTTTTTGTGTAGGAACTACAGAACGCAGCTCTTCTTATTTTGGCCAACAAACAGGATGTGAAGGGCTCGATGACGACAACAGAGATCTCGCAGTGCCTCACACTCGACTCCATCTCTTCACACCCCTGGCATGTTCAAGCCTGCTGCGCCCTCACAGGGGAAGGGTGAGTCTGCCTAACGTACCTCGCACTTTCTCCTCCTTTCTGCTTTCATTGTTCCCGGAAATGCTTTTGTCAGGAAGAATAACCCATTGGAATGTAACTTTTCAAGAACACAGAATAATAAGACAATAAGACATCGGTATACACTTCAAATAAAAATACATcttgtacaaatgtataaatattgaaataaatgtaGAAGTTGCAGAGAAAAAAACAGTTAagaaaataaacacagcagaaaaAAGTGAATTGTATATCAATTGTTTACAGATAGATTATTTCAAACATAAAAAAGCTTGCTTAGCTAGAGTTAGTCTGAACAACAACATGTGTTTAGAAACATTTCAGCTGTGTTAAATATTTCCGTCACTCAAAATGCTTTCTTTCTCTCCGTTCTCTCGCAGTCTACCAGCCAGTCTGGACTGGATGAAGTCTCGGGTTGTTGCAAACTAGAAGAACGCACTCCAATGGATGAAACGTCCTCAATCTGAGCCAACATAGAAAGGCCCTGCAGAGGCCTCAGTATCTGTATATTGACTGTTTTTGGGGCAAAGTCCTCTGAACACGGCATCTGTGATAGAGCCTGCTGCGCCGCGCCTCACCTTTACAACCAAGGCTTCAGGGTGGAGGAGCAAAGGAGAACCCTGGGTGATCCTAGAGTCGGTTAATGTTCACCGTTATCTATAAATGTGTACTGTTTTTGTTCTGTTAAAGAAGTGCTTGGATATATTTTAATATCCATATTGAGGCAATAAAAGGCAGATTTATTTATGGAACACATTTAAGACaaagcaattcaaagtgctttacataacaTTTCTCAGCATTAAGACAAAGTGCATAAGAAACATACCACAAAATGCATTTCAATACAATTAAAAGCCTTCATTAAAGGGCcaagaggatacaaaataaaacaacctAAAAACAGGAACAGAATACAACTGTAAATGTAACGGTGCAGTGTGAATCACATTGAACAGAAGGCAGCGAAACACAACACAGTCTCCAGGCTTGATCTAAAGACCTCAGGGTTAAAGCGGTCCCAAATGTTTGGTCCATAAATCTTCATTGCTGAACTCCAAGTTGTTCTCAGTTGTGGTGACGTAGATGAGAACAACGGGAGTGTTAATGTGCATGTCCTAAACAAGGGACCCACATAGAGAGGCTCCCTGACCAGATAGATCACATTTCTCGTTTCTGTCACAATGGGCTTCTTTCATTTCACTGTGGTTATTTTTAAAAGTATAATCATTAAAGTATCAATAATGTATTCATTACTGGAACTAAACAAGTTTTACCAAATATGTGACAACCTACACAGAGGTTGTAGTCCGGTTTATCCCATACTTTAATGTTATCAAGCTAATCCAGTGCCCTTTTATTCCTCTCGTGCCAACACATTAAGCCTTAAGTGAGACAACCATGATCTCATCTTGACCTTTGATTCTCGTCACCAATTACTTTCTCTTTTAGTTAACATGAACTACTCCTTTTTCAACCTAAATAGTACCTACACTAGTTACATAACAGCTGCCTAGTATTACGTTGCACACAATAACTGTGGTGAAACTTTACAGCACATACCGTGCCTCCTGTGGCCAAAGAAAGCCTGCAATATTAGGATACAAGTCTGCCCCTAATGTATACATTGTTATCAAACGCCATTGAACAAcagaagtattttgttagacgtAAACATGTTTAGTAAATTATTTTAAGAAAACAAAGCTCTTGAACTGTATATTACAAATGAGCTGGCTGCTAAGTACTATGAGTCGTTTTTTTAAAGTATgtatactgtactgtgtaattgCCTTTTTTGAATAAATAGTATTACAAATATGCAGTGGATGTGTTTTCTATCTTGCAGCTGTCATACTAGACTATGGTCTACTGTAGCATATAAGCTCTAttatatatatcctttatttaaccaggtacaAAGCCTCATTGAGATaaaaatctctttttcaagagcgACCTGGATAAGAAGGGCAGGATGAacagataaaacacagacaaTACAGGCAGACGACTACAGTGGTCGTAAAACACAAAttaaatggcacattagccagtcgaTATGCAAATAAAAGAAACTATTAACTggcaaaatgtaaaacaacttCAATTATGGGATATACGAAATCACATCGACCAAAGGATTCTTGTTCTCTGTTCTCTGTCCTTTCAGCTCCTTCTGTATATTATTCCATGCAGAAGGGGCAACATATTTAAAAGCTTTTTTTACCCAGTTCTGTTCTCACTTTAGGAACCAACATCTGAATAAAATCTTGGGAGCGCAGGCCATATAGACTTTGTTTTTTACacatatatatgcaaatataagaGGGAACCAGCCCAAGCAGAGATTGATATAAAACCCAACAAATGGGAAAGTCTGCGTGCAGACAAAGATGGCCAATTAGCAGCAGCatacaaagtgcagtggtgTACACCGTACACGATATCCACACATCCAGTAACAAAATGCAATGCACAATGGTACACAATATCCAAGCTCTTTAGGCACTGGTCAGAGGCTTTCATGTAAAGCAGATCACCATCATCCAAAACCGGTAAAAATGTTGCAGAGATCAAATATTTCCTTGTCTGAAAGGAGAAACAGGATCTTTCTCTGTTAAAGAAACATCATTTATTTTTTTGCTTTGAAACAACATTTTCAGTGTGTGACTTGAAAGATAAGTTCTGATCaataataaaatatttgtatgcaGTGACTCTTTCAATGTCAGTCCCTTGAGCAGTACAAATCTTGGGGAGAATAGAAGTTAACTTTATGCCATTTGAGAATATCATGAGTTTGGATTTGTCTgcatttaatactaacttgagttGAGATAAATGGGATTGAATAACATCAAAGGCAGACTGGAGGAAATCAAGACTTTGCTCTATAGAAGAGGATGAACAATAAATAACAGTATCATCTGcatattatttttgtttgtgCTACACAACTATAGGTAATCTTAAATAATGAATAATTAGTCTTTAAGAAATGGTAGCCTTTTTTCTCTCGAAGGTAGATGAGGAGAAAAAAAATTGATAAAAGAGGGGGCATCCGGATTTGAACCGGGGACCTCTTGATCTGCAGTCAAATGCTCTACCACTGAGCTATACCCCCTTGTGCTCAATTGACGTGGTGTGTTCGTTATTTAAACACTATTGACATATATATATGACTCCGCATAAATCGTGATCGTTCATATTATGTTTACTTTCACGAACTGATTTGTATTGACATTCGTGTCGTAGtctttaaattgtatttgttaAAGGTACAAACGTGTCTGacctacagtctatggtttgacCACGTGGGGGAGAACTGAGCCTATATTTGTGGCGATGTTCCGAAATGCTGACTTCTTGTCGGAGATCAAATAATCCACCAAATTGAACGACAAATACGTCGTTTGGTATGTAGCCTATGGAGGACAAAGCACAATAGAAGTGTTTCCTGCTCAGACGCCATCGGAATGACGTATTTGACTGTCCCGTCCACAACGTAATAATTTCACAGAAAACAATAAATACCTTTTAATGAGACAACGCTATGATTAAGGTTTAGTTAGGTTGAGAAACTAAATGGACTTGGTTATGCTTAGTTACAGATCATATTTCGGGTTAAATAGGTATTTAGGAAGGGTAAACAGTGGATTGAGTAAATTATGACACCTTGAGTAATTCAGATTTTTCGTTTGAATTTACAATTAGGCCTAGTCTTAATAGTCAAGATATAGGGTATAACCTACATGATGTTCTAAACATGAACAACATTTGCAACTAAAAGTGTGATAGCTCGGTAGCCTACAAAACAACTTGTTGACTAAGAAAGTGGTCAAAACCAATCTAGCGTATCCTACATGTTGACACAAAATAATCAAAGGCTAACTAACCATTCAAACTAGTGCTGTCATGTaaaaagtaggctacatttaaatacattaaGTAGAAGCTTTCCTGCTGTAGACTACATAAGTACAATTGTGCAGTACTTGTAGGTAGGCTACTTGAATTTAAGGTCTAATTTAGCATGTCAATGTTAAGCTACTTTGTAAGCCAACTTTTACTAGGCCTACATCTCAGAGGTAAATAATGAACGTTTGCTTCACTCCACTTGGGAACTTAAATTACTAGTAAGTCTACTCTGCAGattaaatacacattttaaatcaACTAATGAACTATGATATATTAATATAGATTAAGCAGCCCAGCAATTGgctatataaaaacaaaaattaaatccaccattACCAGCAGTGCAGTAATCAGCTTTTATGTCATTCAAATCACTGTATGCAACCTTTTTTCAAGAACTTGAGACAAAGTAGTATTGCATGTTAACACACAGTTTACAGTGGTAGAACAACAAATCCTAACACATAAAGGCTTAAGTTACCACATGGAAGGGGTGATCTGACTGCAAGAACATGTAGGATAATCTTAATGTGGGAGTTCAAACTGATAGTGACATCTTTTAAGTGGGCCTGTTTTAGGTCAAATAGAGCgccatctactgcaggtaatataCAATCACAATCTCAGAGTGATACATTATTatctgtttttccacattttggCTTTTATTTGGATTATCCTCATCAGCACATGAACGAACAAGTGATGCTATGCTGAGTAAGTAAATCTAAATTGAAAGTTATTCCAACCtctgtgtatttatttgtttgtttaaagcCATGACCTAATAAAACCGACACCTGCTGCTGCACATTGTACACTGTATGATATTATGAGATTCGGCACTGATGGACTTTCCAGCTGTGAATCCAATAAACAGTCAGCTGCCATTTTCTTTGCCAAGGACTCTGTATTTGCTCCGGAAACAGATACAAATTATGAAAGCTGTGGTTGAGTGGTGCACATGCCATTTTAAACAAAATGTACTTTACCTCTGGAAATTAAACTGCAGCAAAGAGACGTTTCTGTTCATTTTGGTCACAATGTTGTTGTTAAAGTCAAGACAATGTATTAAGGAGTCATTTACAGACTTGACATGGAATGTATAATATTATTACtagcatttttgttttgtttatcatAATAACCATGTCTAATCTCAGATGCCAGATGGCTTAATCCTCAGAGCCGGTTTGGACAGAAGGAGGCGCCATTCCCACTGCTGACAGTCAAACTCCAGTACATTTTTGAATCCCAAAGAGAGTAAAGCataattttattaaatataaattaAAACTTGCTATCCAGGCCTTCAGTGTTCAGATGAAATACTTTCTCTTTTGTGATGCAAAGCCTCATCAGCTGATCCTTGTGTGTTTACAATTACCACGACAGCATTGAGGAGGAGGAAACAGGGGTGgtgtgaggagagagagggagatttGGAGGGAGGACGAAAGATTCAGAGAAAAGTTGTTTTTGCaaagagaagaagaggagggagaCGAAAAGAGGAGCTGTTATTCTGTTTTTTTCTGGCCAACATGTGTTTCAGTTTGGTGATGCTACTTCTCTGTCTCTCCCAAGCAGAGCTGGGAAGAGTTCAACAGCAAACAGGTGAGCCTCCATCATCATCGCTTTAATGTCTCCACCTTTCCGACTGTCTGATCGTCACGGTGTCAAGTCACAGCGTCAAGTCACAGCGATGCTTAGGTTTACAGGTGTAAGTGTGCCTAACAGTTTTCTTTCTCTTGTGCTTAATTGgtactttatattttaaagagTTGCAAATCAACACTGCATACATTTAATTGTTACCTAATtcgtttttctttgtttttttgttaaaGGAGTTAGTTAACATTCTTATTTATAATTTTGTATAATAATGTTGTGCTATTTTAACTCACTGTAGACCGCATAGGAGTAGGAGTCTTTGTGGAACAGCAAACATGCATACcatgtcctttttattttactcccAAGAATGAATGACCCAGTTTACAATAAAGTatacaataaaaataccctATTTCACAAGCATGCAACTGAgtctaaacaacaacaaacagctCGTCTCAGGTTTAAAATGAGATATTGAGTCTGTTTTTCTTCTTGACTCCCGGACCCTTCTAGACTCTGGCATAAAATGTCTGTAGGCTTTTCAAGCTGTAGATGTATCAGTTACCATCTTTGTTTTTTGaattatatatctatatataaagGTAGTTCAGGGGTGCAGAGTGTTATGCAGGAAGTGAGTTTGCTTTGGACATTCATATTAATTTATTTCTAGTTTTGAGGAATTTGACTGGTCACTCTCCACACTCCTCTCCCCTAACATTTCAGTAAATCCTCCAGTACTCCTCGTATTGTTCTGCAGACTGAAATGTGTTGCAGATGAAAACACGATACGACAGGAAGTGCTCAGATATATGCTTGCATGATAAGGGGTCAGCTGTTCTGTATTGACCTAACATATCCTCCTTTCCTTTGCCTAATTTACTCTTAATTGTCTCTTCACTCAACATTATTTCCTGCCCAGTTAAAAAAAATTACTCTGTTCCCGAGGGGGCCATCTACATCATCTGAACCAGTCTGTAATAACACCAAGCCCCAAGCAAAAGATAAATGGTGTACCCGTCAATGACCTCAGTGTTTGGTCTCTCATCTCTTGTCCTGCTGAAAGGGTTGCTTAACAAACAGCCTGAAGCTGATCCAGACAAGTTGGAGCAAAACTTGAAAATGAGAAACAAAGTTAAAGGTATTGTATTAAGACTGGAGTGGAGATAGGATGTTGTGGTCTGTGGATCTTAAATTGAATCTTTATTTTTATAAAAGTCAAAGGCAATTTAGCTTGTGATAATCAAAACAATCCTGCGTTTAAGGAAAAATAAAGTGGCAAGAACAAAACGATTTATGTGCCAACAGCCGAGCAACTTGCTCTTTGAATCAAGTTTTACTTTGGAACAGTGTTTGTATGGGAAATGGTTTTGGCCTGAACTCAGTCTCCATTTGTCTTATTTGTCTTATCGGAcacaaacatttgaaatgatAATGTTATGCTTATCCATGTAGAGATAttgtttcaccataacaaaAGACATGTGAAGCAATCAGTGTGCTCCGGTTCTCTGAACAAAAGTTGACCCAAATGGGATGTCCATCCACACAGTTTAGTTGTTGCAGTTTGTTAGGGACAACATCATTTAAATGGATCATTTTTAAGTTTCCTCATTCATTTATTCTCCTCTCAAATAAATAATGCCATTGTGAGTGTTTCTAGTATGTTACTTAGAAATATTAAGTTTAAAAGTGCATTCAGAAAGAAATACATTGCAGAAAACACGAAAAGAAACACaatataattatatacaaacaactGAGACACTACAAAAACCCAAGTGGATAAATTgaggtgcaatatatatataaaagaccAGGGCATTCCCCCCCAGAACCAAAAACATAATGAAACATTCATAAAAGAAAGCTTTAAGAacggatttaaaaaatattcacTGAGATTACATTTGAGAATTGCACATCTGCAATTCAACCACATGCCTGAAATGAACTATGCATGTTTATTGCGGGTGATGCTGAGCCTCTGCTCAGGAAGGGTGTGTTCTCTCAGACCGCTCTGTCCTGACCGCTAAATGTCGTGGTTTAGATCCTAAAGGAGCGGACAGAGGTCAGTTTCCTGTCCAGACCATCTGccctttcattacatttgaaaaaagcATTTCCTGCTTTACCTCACCGGGTCTTTATGCCTGTCATCCTTTGCTTCAGTGCTGCCTCAAATCGTTTTTAAAGTGTTTACACCCTGAAACAAATATTTGAATTTTGCAAACCACTAGGCCAAGGGCAGATTTAGccaattaaagtgttctcacTTTCTGAGTCAGACCAAAACCATTTCGACACTGTAACAGAGGCATGGTTTAGCTTTGGTAACCATATTGTGCTTCTCTTTACATTCATACCCACACTTTGTTTTGCTCTTTGTTTTCTCCTGCTCTAGTAAAaaggagcagatataagaaaCTAATCCAGGTTCATCTTAACATTTATAAACCTTAGCTTAgctttattttgttatttatgtACTAAATATCAAGAATTAAGATCACTCCTACCgtatgtcaaaatcaaatgtcaGTTTGAAAGGTGAGTTTCATATCATCATAGTTAATGTTGCCTGCCATTTTGTGTGAAGCCACAGTAACATAAGTGCGTGATGAATGTTTTATGGGAAGAGATGTGAGAGTGAGATTTTATCAGTTTGTTTTGGTCAAGAGACGATATGACTCCCATCTCACTGCTTTGATTATCTGCCAGGGATTGCAATACTATTGCCTGTGAGA
Encoded proteins:
- the arl5c gene encoding putative ADP-ribosylation factor-like protein 5C encodes the protein MGFILTKMLSVFGDTEHKVIIVGLDNAGKTTILYQFLTKEAVHTAPTIGSNVEEITVRKTHFLVWDIGGQDNLRASWYSYYGNTEIVILVVDSTDRERLTLTKEELHQMLAHEELQNAALLILANKQDVKGSMTTTEISQCLTLDSISSHPWHVQACCALTGEGLPASLDWMKSRVVAN